The Echeneis naucrates chromosome 10, fEcheNa1.1, whole genome shotgun sequence genome has a window encoding:
- the LOC115050459 gene encoding protocadherin alpha-C2-like, protein MRSFVTMESRKRYVLLVVSILFSTLHEASSSVTHYSIPEEMKEGSVVANLAADLSLEITALNQRKMRLDIIANKKYLDVNKETGELYIVEKIDREYLCPTKSSASCYLKLEVILENPVRIFNIEVEILDMNDNAPQFRRDIIYLDISEATPKGERFSLSNAVDPDVGSNSVKTYQLSESEYFNIEVQTGRDGSKFAELILTKTLDREQQAVHNLILTAVDGGTPARSGTASVIVRVLDTNDNAPTFEKKIYNIKILENSPIGSLVIHLNATDLDEGSNSDITYSYSLYTSEKTQETFNLNPSTGEITVRGMLNYEDFRIYDMEVIATDHGANSLSGQCTIKIVVEDMNDNHPEISIKSFQSPVNENIKLDTVIAVVSVSDKDSGDNGVVDLHIPDNMPFKLRESSDNYYELVVSEALDREKVPEYDITFTVTDRGAPPLSDNETMTLELLDVNDNVPQFPQSFYTIRVMENNAPGALLSSLTAFDPDLHENQYLVYFILEKEIANTSMSMLFSINPENGNLYALKTFDYEIEKEFLFHIEARDSGSPPLSSNVTVHIIIVDQNDNAPVIVSPWRAHGSVVEEKIPRSTDKGSLVAKVIALDTDSVHNSRITYQFLQVTDATLFSLDQYNGEIRTMRMFSYRDPRHQRLVVVAKDNGEPALSATVTIKLSTVETAVKAYSDMTEVPLEYDIFSDLNLYLVIGLGSVSFLLLITILVTIVLKCQKAKPSKAAPPCRNSVISERNSTIADSTLVSNDAYWYSLFLAETRKGKLVVRQPVPKGSRYIVSSIPRGTGLTDTSDSAASTLQVWKNLH, encoded by the coding sequence atgcGATCATTTGTCACAATGGAGTCTCGCAAAAGGTACGTGCTGCTCGttgtttctattcttttttCTACTCTTCACGAAGCATCGAGCTCAGTGACTCATTATTCAATaccagaggaaatgaaagaaggaTCAGTTGTCGCAAATCTTGCTGCTGATCTAAGCCTGGAAATTACAGCGCTGAATCAGAGGAAAATGCGTCTCGACATCATCGCTAATAAGAAATATCTGGATGTGAACAAAGAGACCGGGGAACTGTACATTGTTGAGAAGATCGACAGGGAATATCTCTGCCCTACAAAGTCATCAGCTTCATGCTATCTTAAACTAGAAGTAATTTTAGAAAATCCGGTACGAATTTTTAATATCGAAGTAGAAATTCTGGATATGAACGACAACGCCCCGCAGTTCCGTAGAGACATTATATATTTAGACATCTCTGAAGCGACACCAAAAGGAGAGAGATTCTCTCTCAGTAACGCAGTTGATCCTGATGTTGGCAGTAATTCAGTGAAAACGTACCAACTGAGtgaaagtgaatattttaatattgaagTCCAGACAGGAAGAGACGGATCTAAGTTTGCTGAATTGATCTTAACAAAGACTTTAGACCGGGAGCAGCAGGCTGTTCATAATTTAATACTCACAGCTGTAGATGGAGGCACACCTGCTCGATCTGGTACTGCAAGTGTCATTGTTCGTGTTTTAGACACCAATGATAACGCTCCTACATTTGAGAAAAAGatttacaatattaaaatactgGAAAATTCTCCCATTGGAAGTCTTGTTATTCATCTTAATGCAACAGATTTGGATGAGGGCTCAAACTCCGATATAACATACTCATATAGTTTATAcacatcagagaaaacacaagaaacctTCAATCTAAATCCTTCTACTGGTGAAATTACTGTCAGGGGaatgttaaactatgaggattTCAGGATTTATGACATGGAAGTTATAGCAACAGACCATGGAGCCAATAGTTTGTCAGGACAGTGTACCATAAAGATTGTGGTTGAAGACATGAATGATAACCACCCAGAAATATCTATTAAGTCATTCCAGAGTCCAGTCAATGAAAACATCAAGTTAGACACAGTGATAGCTGTAGTTAGTGTCAGTGATAAAGACTCAGGAGACAATGGAGTGGTCGACCTTCATATTCCAGATAATATGCCTTTCAAACTGAGAGAGTCGTCCGATAACTATTATGAATTAGTGGTGTCAGAGGCGTTAGACCGCGAGAAGGTACCAGAATATGACATCACTTTCACTGTTACAGACAGAGGAGCTCCTCCTTTATCTGACAATGAAACTATGACGTTAGAGCTGCTGGATGTTAATGACAATGTTCCACAGTTCCCTCAGTCCTTTTATACCATACGTGTAATGGAGAATAACGCGCCTGGGGCCTTGCTCAGCTCGCTCACTGCCTTTGACCCTGACCTCCATGAGAACCAGTATCTAGTTTATTTCATCCTAGAGAAGGAGATAGCCAACACCTCCATGTCCATGCTGTTCTCCATCAATCCGGAGAACGGTAATCTTTACGCTCTAAAAACTTTTGACTACGAGATCGAGAAGGAGTTTCTCTTCCACATCGAGGCCAGAGACTCTGGCTCTCCTCCGCTCAGCAGTAACGTGACCGTCCACATCATCATTGTGGACCAGAACGACAACGCTCCCGTCATCGTGTCTCCGTGGCGAGCACACGGCTCAGTGGTGGAGGAAAAGATCCCCAGGTCCACAGATAAAGGCTCTCTGGTTGCCAAGGTGATAGCCTTGGACACAGACTCGGTGCACAACTCTCGGATTACCTACCAGTTTCTGCAGGTGACTGACGCCACCTTGTTCAGTCTGGACCAATACAACGGAGAGATCCGGACTATGAGAATGTTCAGTTACAGAGATCCACGTCATCAGAGACTGGTCGTTGTTGCCAAGGACAACGGGGAGCCTGCTCTCTCTGCTACAGTCACCATCAAGCTGTCCACAGTGGAGACTGCTGTTAAGGCCTACTCTGACATGACTGAGGTGCCTCTAGAGTATGACATCTTCTCAGACCTCAACCTGTACTTGGTGATCGGTCTGGGCTCTGTGTCCTTTCTCCTGCTCATCACCATATTGGTCACCATCGTGCTCAAGTGTCAGAAGGCCAAACCCAGCAAAGCAGCTCCTCCCTGCAGGAACAGTGTGATCAGTGAGAGGAACTCCACCATCGCAGACTCCACTCTGGTGTCCAACGATGCCTACTGGTACAGTCTGTTTCTAGCAGAGACCAGGAAAGGAAAGCTGGTGGTCAGACAGCCTGTGCCAAAGGGCTCCAGATACATCGTGTCCAGTATACCGAGAGGCACAGGCCTGACAGACACTAGTGACTCAGCAGCTTCTACTCTGCAGGTATGGAAAAACCTCCATTGA